A genomic segment from Garra rufa chromosome 5, GarRuf1.0, whole genome shotgun sequence encodes:
- the sfrp1a gene encoding secreted frizzled-related protein 1a, with the protein MKSLASMFLWRIIVLIMPMVSLGQTSEYVYDTWKPEYPGGRIYDKPPQCVDIPDDLKLCHGVGYNQMLLPNLLEHETMAEVKQQAGSWVPLVHKNCHPGTQVFLCSLFAPVCLERPIYPCRWLCENVRDGCTPIMEAFGFPWPEMLTCEKFPQDDVCISAPNATEASNPTGYSPMCPPCDNEMKTDVILEHMCASEFGKNSNTYITHAYTEKKRIFVLFCAHALNVPRLQPIFSSHLLYFGNGVGMQESQD; encoded by the exons ATGAAGTCTCTAGCATCTATGTTCCTTTGGAGGATCATCGTCTTGATAATGCCAATGGTCTCACTGGGCCAGACATCAGAGTATGTCTATGATACCTGGAAGCCAGAGTACCCTGGTGGCCGTATCTACGACAAGCCTCCGCAGTGTGTGGACATCCCAGATGACCTGAAGCTCTGTCACGGTGTGGGCTACAACCAGATGCTGCTGCCCAACTTGCTGGAGCACGAGACTATGGCTGAGGTCAAGCAGCAGGCTGGGAGCTGGGTGCCCCTGGTGCACAAGAACTGCCACCCGGGCACTCAGGTGTTTCTGTGCTCCCTTTTTGCTCCCGTGTGCCTGGAGAGGCCCATCTACCCATGCCGCTGGCTCTGCGAAAATGTGCGTGATGGCTGCACACCCATCATGGAAGCATTCGGGTTCCCTTGGCCTGAGATGCTCACTTGCGAGAAGTTTCCGCAAGATGATGTGTGCATCAGTGCGCCCAATGCCACAGAGGCCTCCAATCCCACTG GCTACTCTCCAATGTGTCCTCCTTGtgacaatgaaatgaaaacgGATGTGATTCTGGAGCACATGTGTGCCAGTGAATTTGGTAAGAACAGCAATACATACATCACGCATGCCTACACAGAAAAAAAACGCATATTCGTTCTGTTTTGCGCTCACGCGCTGAACGTGCCAAGACTGCAGCCCATCTTCTCCTCTCATCTTCTATATTTTGGAAATGGAGTAGGCATGCAGGAGAGCCAAGACTGA